From a single Photobacterium gaetbulicola Gung47 genomic region:
- a CDS encoding hypothetical protein (COG0784), producing the protein MKILIVDDFSTMRRIVKNLLRDLGFNNTQEADDGLTALPMLKKGGFDFVVTDWNMPGMQGIDLLKHIRADAELKHLPVLMITAEAKREQIIEAAQAGVNGYIVKPFTAATLKEKLDKIFERMQ; encoded by the coding sequence ATGAAAATCCTCATTGTTGATGACTTTTCAACAATGCGCCGAATCGTAAAGAATTTGCTGCGTGATCTGGGCTTCAACAATACCCAGGAGGCGGATGATGGATTGACTGCGCTTCCGATGCTTAAAAAGGGCGGTTTTGACTTTGTGGTCACGGACTGGAATATGCCGGGTATGCAGGGTATCGATCTACTCAAGCATATTCGTGCCGATGCCGAACTTAAGCACCTGCCTGTGCTGATGATCACGGCGGAAGCCAAGCGCGAGCAGATCATCGAAGCCGCCCAAGCCGGTGTTAATGGCTATATCGTCAAGCCATTTACTGCAGCCACGCTGAAAGAGAAGCTTGATAAAATCTTCGAGCGTATGCAGTAA
- a CDS encoding flagellar biosynthesis sigma factor (COG1191), translating into MNKALTYGRYQQSPQAFIERYSSLVKRIAHHLMGRLPPSVMLEDLIQAGMIGLLEAQQNYDPTKGASFETFAGIRIRGAMLDDIRRGDWVPRSVYKNNRRISEAISALEGTLGRDPNDQEIAAYLEMTLEQYHQALNDVNCGRLVGMDDLGVSEDAVANEESVEENLPFQGVVDDNFRQSLAEAIKTLPEREALVLSLYYDEELNLKEIGAVIGVSESRVCQIHSQAMQRLRSKLTAWTS; encoded by the coding sequence GTGAATAAGGCCTTAACCTACGGACGCTACCAGCAGAGCCCGCAGGCATTTATCGAACGCTACTCGTCTTTGGTCAAGCGCATCGCTCATCACCTGATGGGGCGCTTGCCGCCGAGCGTCATGCTCGAGGATCTCATTCAGGCCGGGATGATTGGCTTGCTTGAAGCGCAGCAGAATTATGACCCGACCAAAGGGGCGAGTTTCGAAACTTTCGCCGGGATCCGCATCCGCGGGGCAATGCTGGACGATATTCGACGCGGGGACTGGGTGCCTCGCTCTGTATACAAAAACAACCGACGGATTTCCGAGGCCATTTCTGCCCTCGAAGGCACGCTCGGCCGGGATCCGAACGATCAGGAAATTGCGGCATATCTCGAAATGACGCTCGAACAGTACCACCAGGCCTTAAATGATGTTAATTGTGGTCGCTTAGTGGGTATGGATGATCTTGGTGTATCGGAAGACGCGGTTGCAAATGAAGAGTCGGTTGAAGAAAATCTTCCCTTTCAGGGGGTTGTAGATGATAATTTTCGCCAATCCTTGGCCGAAGCGATAAAAACCCTGCCTGAAAGAGAAGCACTAGTTTTGTCCCTGTACTACGACGAGGAACTAAACCTCAAGGAGATAGGGGCGGTTATCGGGGTGAGTGAATCCCGAGTTTGCCAGATTCACAGTCAGGCGATGCAACGTTTGCGGTCCAAGTTGACTGCGTGGACTTCGTAA
- a CDS encoding putative chemotaxis protein CheZ (COG3143) — protein MITLEQAKQLVSMLESGDQDGANTLFARLVSDSRDPVYDEVGKLTRQLHDSLANFRLDPRITDLAKTEIPDARDRLSYVIDKTESAANKTMDAVDSIQPVAEQLGDTLQQVYPRWQRLMGGEIALNEFKSLCHDIDGLLTQVESDSNVLRAQLTEILMAQDFQDLTGQIIRRVIELVHEVEDQLVEILKAFGMEQEDRTDALREERILSPEGPIVNSESREDVMSTQDDVDDLLSSLGF, from the coding sequence ATGATTACACTTGAACAGGCAAAGCAGCTTGTCAGTATGCTTGAATCTGGCGATCAGGATGGAGCAAATACACTATTCGCCCGTCTGGTGTCGGATAGTCGTGATCCCGTCTATGACGAAGTGGGCAAACTCACACGTCAACTTCATGACTCGCTGGCCAACTTCCGCCTTGATCCCCGTATCACCGATTTAGCAAAAACGGAAATCCCCGACGCCCGAGATCGGTTGTCTTATGTGATAGACAAAACCGAGTCTGCCGCCAACAAAACCATGGATGCGGTCGACAGCATTCAGCCGGTGGCAGAGCAGCTTGGGGATACCCTACAGCAGGTTTATCCAAGATGGCAGCGTTTGATGGGGGGGGAGATCGCACTTAATGAATTTAAGTCGCTCTGCCACGATATCGACGGGTTGCTCACTCAGGTTGAGAGTGATAGCAATGTATTACGCGCCCAGTTGACGGAAATACTGATGGCCCAGGATTTTCAGGATCTGACCGGCCAGATCATTCGCCGGGTGATTGAACTGGTGCATGAAGTTGAAGATCAACTGGTCGAAATTCTCAAAGCGTTTGGCATGGAACAAGAAGACCGAACAGACGCGCTGCGCGAGGAACGGATCCTTTCTCCGGAAGGGCCTATCGTCAACAGCGAAAGTCGTGAGGATGTCATGTCTACCCAGGATGATGTTGACGACCTGCTGTCGAGCCTAGGATTTTAA